A region from the Hippopotamus amphibius kiboko isolate mHipAmp2 chromosome 15, mHipAmp2.hap2, whole genome shotgun sequence genome encodes:
- the LOC130836291 gene encoding olfactory receptor 7A17-like, producing MEPENLTGVSEFHLMGFSEEPEQQPLIFGLFLSMYLITVFGNLLVILAISSDSHLLTPMYFFLSNLSFVDICFTSTTIPKMLWNIQKERKVITYKGCITQVYFFTLFVVLDIFLLNIMAYDRFVAICHPLHYMVIMKPQHCGMMILVSWIISVLHSLLESLMVLRLSFCTVLEIPHFFCELNQMIQLASSNSFLNKVVTSFVAVLLGGVSFAGIFCSYSKIVSSIRGISSAQGKYKAFSTCASHLTVVSLFYCTGIGVYLSSAATHSSQSSATASVMYTVVTPMLNPFIYSLRNKELKRGLKMVFVKETIKGPILLST from the coding sequence ATGGAACCAGAGAACCTAACAGGGGTTTCAGAATTTCACCTTATGGGATTTTCAGAAGAACCAGAACAGCAGCCTCTCATATTTGGACTGTTCCTctccatgtacctgatcactgtgtttggaaaTCTGCTTGTCATCCTAGCCATCAGCTCAGACTCCCATCTCCTCACTcctatgtacttcttcctctccaacctgtcctttgtagacatctgcttcacctccaccaccatcccaaagatgctgtggaacatccagaaagagagaaaagtcatAACCTATAAAGGCTGCATCACCCAGGTGTATTTTTTCACACTCTTTGTAGTACTGGACATCTTTCTCCTGAATATCATGGCCTATGACCGatttgtggccatctgtcaccccctGCATTACATGGTCATCATGAAGCCTCAGCACTGTGGAATGATGATTCTAGTGTCCTGGATCATAAGTGTCCTGCATTCCTTGTTAGAAAGCTTAATGGTATTGCGACTGTCTTTCTGTACAGTCTTAGAAATCCctcactttttctgtgaactcaaCCAGATGATCCAGCTTGCCAGTTCCAACTCCTTTCTCAATAAAGTGGTGACGTCTTTTGTAGCTGTGCTGCTGGGTGGTGTTTCCTTTGCTGGTATCTTTTGCTCTTACTCTAAGATAGTTTCCTCCATACGTGGAATCTCATCAGCTCAGGGGAAGTacaaagcattttccacctgtgcatctcacctcacagtggtctccttattttattgtacaggCATAGGAGTGTACCTTAGCTCTGCTGCTACCCACAGCTCACAATCAAGTGCAACAGCctcagtgatgtacactgtggtcacacctatgctgaaccccttcatctacagtctgagaaaTAAAGAGTTAAAGAGGGGTCTGAAGATGGTCTTTGTAAAGGAGACTATAAAAGGGCCTATCCTTTTAAGCACTTAA
- the LOC130836292 gene encoding olfactory receptor 7A17-like — translation MTPRNVTGFSEFLLLGFSEEPELQPLIFGLFLSMYLITVFGNLLIILAIGSGSRLHMPMYFFLSNLSFVDICFTSITIPKMLLNIRTKSQVITYEGCITQVYFLMLFAGLDDLLLTVMAYDRFVAICHPLHYTVIMNPQLCGVLVLVSWVISVLHSLLQTLMVLRLSFCGQLEIPQHFCELNQILQLACSDTFLNDIVIYIAAVLLAGGPLTGIFYSYTKIVSSIRGISSAQGKYKAFSTCASHLSVVSLYYCTSLGVYLSSAATHSSHSSAMASVMYTVVTPMLNPFIYSLRNRDIKRALKAFFRMAAIKHHLP, via the coding sequence ATGACACCAAGGAACGTAACAGgattttcagaatttcttcttctgggattctcAGAGGAACCAGAACTGCAGCCACTCATATTTGggcttttcctctccatgtacctaatcactgtgtttggaaacctgctcatcatcttGGCCATCGGCTCAGGCTCCCGCCTCCATATgcccatgtatttcttcctctccaacctctcctttgtagacatctgtttcacctccatcaccatcccaaagatgctgttGAACATTCGCACCAAGAGCCAAGTTATAACCTATGAAGGCTGCATCACCCAGGTGTATTTTTTAATGCTGTTTGCTGGGTTGGATGACTTACTcctgactgtgatggcctatgaccgctttgtcgccatctgccaccccctgcactacacagTCATCATGAACCCACAACTCTGTGGAGTTTTGGTTCTCGTTAGTTGGGTCATAAGTGTCCTGCATTCCTTGTTACAGACATTAATGGTGTTGAGGCTGTCCTTCTGTGGACAGTTGGAAATTCCTCAGCATTTCTGTGAACTCAATCAGATACTCCaacttgcctgttctgacacCTTTCTTAATGACATTGTGATATATATTGCAGCTGTACTGCTGGCTGGTGGTCCTCTCACTGGAATTTTTTACTCTTACACTAAGATAGTTTCCTCCATACGTGGAATCTCATCAGCTCAggggaagtataaagcattttccacctgtgcatctcaTCTCTCAGTGGTCTCCTTATATTATTGTACAAGCTTAGGAGTGTACCTTAGCTCTGCTGCTACccacagctcacactcaagtGCAATGGCATCAGTGATGTACACcgtggtcacacccatgctgaaccctTTCATCTATAGTCTGAGGAACAGAGACATAAAGAGGGCGCTGAAGGCATTCTTCAGAATGGCAGCTATAAAACACCACTTGCCCTGA